A section of the Brachyhypopomus gauderio isolate BG-103 unplaced genomic scaffold, BGAUD_0.2 sc62, whole genome shotgun sequence genome encodes:
- the rpl18 gene encoding large ribosomal subunit protein eL18, with amino-acid sequence MGVDIRHNKDRKVHRKEPKSQDIYLRLLVKLYRFLARRSDAPFNKVILKRLFMSKSNRPPLALSRMIRKMKLQGRENKTAVVVGTVTDDVRIQNIPKLKVCALRVTSGARRRILKAGGQVLTFDQLALTAPKGQGTVLLSGPRKGREVYRHFGKAPGTPHSHTKPYVRSKGRKFERARGRRASRGYKN; translated from the exons ATG GGAGTCGACATCAGACACAACAAGGACCGTAAGGTTCACAGGAAGGAGCCCAAGAGTCAGGACATCTACCTGCGTCTCCTGGTGAAG TTGTACAGGTTTCTGGCCCGTCGCTCAGATGCTCCCTTCAACAAGGTGATCCTGAAGAGACTCTTCATGAGCAAGTCCAACCGTCCCCCTCTGGCCTTGTCTCGCATG ATCCGCAAGATGAAACTTCAAGGCCGTGAAAACAAGACTGCCGTTGTCGTGGGAACCGTGACCGATGACGTCAGGATTCAGAACATCCCCAAGCTGAAG GTGTGTGCCTTGAGGGTGACGTCAGGAGCTCGTCGCAGGATCCTTAAAGCTGGTGGACAGGTCTTGACCTTTGACCAGTTGGCACTAACTGCCCCCAAAGGACAGGGCACCGTGCTGCTCTCTG GTCCTCGCAAGGGCAGGGAGGTGTACCGCCACTTTGGGAAGGCCCCTGGAACCCCCCACAGCCACACCAA GCCGTACGTGCGCTCCAAAGGCAGGAAGTTCGAGCGTGCCCGTGGGCGCAGGGCCAGCCGCGGATACAAGAACTAG
- the LOC143489466 gene encoding mpv17-like protein — protein sequence MQPISKVKKKAVICANHFWTEQLSEDSMNRAWAMFRSYSYITNVVGYTTLFATADVIQQSMLGGAQDRHVYFTGDTSDRKTSTTHRVQVSRPSEDAPLKDSECSQHVPEEQAVPVAVNRAHSHSMDWAQTARVALVGLCFHSNFNYHWLRALERMFPGGGAKKVTMKVFLDQLIAAPATISAFYIGLSTLEGREDPFEDWKNKFWTSYKTGIVYWSTMQAVNFSLVPPVARTVFVGGISLGWTVFLCHFRQQTNESHVHFFTSRTP from the exons ATGCAACCAATcagtaaagtaaaaaaaaaggcGGTGATCTGTGCTAATCACTTTTGGACAGAGCAGCTGTCTG AAGACAGCATGAATCGTGCGTGGGCCATGTTCAGATCCTACTCCTACATTACCAATGTGGTGGGATACACAACCCTGTTCGCCACCGCAGACGTCATACAGCAAAGCATGCTGGGAGGTGCACAGGACAGACATGTCTATTTCACCGGGGACACTTCTGACCGGAAGACATCGACCACACACAGAGTTCAAGTGTCCAGGCCATCAGAGGACGCTCCCCTCAAAGACTCAGAATGCAGCCAGCATGTTCCTGAAGAACAGGCCGTCCCAGTAGCAGTGAACAGAGCTCACAGCCACAGCATGGACTGGGCCCAGACTGCTCGGGTAGCACTGGTCGGGCTGTGCTTCCATTCTAACTTCAACTACCACTGGCTGCGTGCTCTAGAGAGGATGtttccagggggcggagccaaaaAAGTCACTATGAAGGTTTTCCTGGACCAGTTAATTGCTGCTCCTGCCACAATAAGCGCCTTCTACATCG GCTTGAGCACCTTAGAAGGGAGAGAGGATCCTTTTGAAGACTGGAAAAATAAATTTTGGACTTCCTACAAG ACTGGGATAGTGTACTGGTCCACAATGCAG GCGGTGAATTTCTCCCTGGTGCCCCCAGTGGCGCGCACTGTGTTTGTTGGAGGAATATCACTTGGCTGGACCGTTTTTTTGTGTCATTTCAGACAACAAACGAATGAATCTCACGTACACTTTTTCACTAGTAGAACCCCTTAA